Below is a window of Humulus lupulus chromosome 2, drHumLupu1.1, whole genome shotgun sequence DNA.
catttgccaccacaatccgaaggtggttcgtcttctcaaagtaacactgccaatcctgaccttcatacaccgccacaacagcagcaccagcctccttcacagcagcagtatcagcctccttcacagcagcagttccagcctccttcacagtatccgccACAGCAGCTGTACAAGCCTCACCCAATGTATCcgctgttggattagcttatacagaatctttatttatttgcatgtatatctaatattaaacaaattaatacaagatatcctaaaacatgtttctaaattgaattcaaagagaaacaaatagtataatacttacagtatacgcaggggaattaagagtccttccttcagtttctctaactcttgtatcctttctgtcgcagagtattatcaagaaactgaaccgatcttctattttcttcacgatcttccaatgtatccttagaaccacctagactagtgtgggcaattctcaacacatgagatagatatagagagaagaagagaaaataacaaagtggcttagaaaaggacttgtatttagagagaatataaaactatcagaaaatatgacttgtgacttatctgccgtctctgaaatcttctctctaagcactccttttatagactcaattaggccatttaatttaattaaaaaatcaataaaataacagtcattttgaagccctaggtcgaaattatcatgggctataggcccgtgaaatttcccatttgattataagcccattggacttaaaatcaaggcatgtattattttctattgatttaattaattaaataattatttaaatcctttatcaaattaattatttataatttgaaccttgatttaaatttatttattaatttagataccaatttatcttaattaataaatctgccataatttctcttttcttctcaaaattacacaactctgtgaaactatccaaaattgacctagtcaactttgataattctaattgataattaaatcaattaattgagactatctagatgattttatccaaggtacaatggggaccatggacctatgaaatcaagctccaataagttatcataaatctaacaaataaatttactaacttattaattcctcgtgactccactatagactcggaattgcactcttgaattcatagaacgctctataacaaatatagatacgctattaattatccattgttacaaccataattgtcactcaatcctctatagacggtctacaatgagataggactaaaataccgttttacccctcattgtattttatccttaaaacacttagttccttgtaaatgatattttagtaaactaatttaattactgaaatgagatctctatcatttatcaccttgaaccaaactaaaaggaaaccatcgtttcacttcttcatcagaagctatagatgttcatatctatgattaacactcccactcaattatactaccgagttcccaagatgtaagtatgggctagtccgtagggtaagctggtaacgaacaagtcaaagatctcaaataatacaatcagttagaatactaaccactcagaattgagattgaattgacctatgatcaactatatgatatgactagaatagataataacggtatgtttacttatcttatcaactgtcaatattggtcatgtccgatgtaacaaatacatccgatcttatctactttgccaatgttctggaaagaacataacactgtaatgtgtaagtagatcatatcgtagattggcaagtcagtgtaaatccggtgcactgactaatcttaggactaacttattttggacatataatcatatttatattccactgtgattacgtcactataaataagattagctatatgctcaggatttaatataagtttatattaaacaaataatcatgaaaataaaacatgtgagcaaagtgattgaccaagtcaaaaaaatgatttctattcttttattgataataaaatgagattacaaagaatttgggttttaattagggcataaaacccccaaCATCTGCCACAtgtgtcgtcgcaacaacctcctcagtatcaaaaccaatacactTTTGGACCCTCTTCtcagtctcctccactatattttagttttaccgattttccaggaggatcgatgcagcctccgcCACCTAATGTTAGATATTGGGAGGTTGGAGGCGGgtcgcagccacagccacagccacagcctcgagatcTGTTTGGGGACCTCACACTCGGACGATAATCACAaccaccttatattccttcaccgccgcAGCCACAGCTGTCACCCTCACCGCCAcagccaccgccaccgccaccgtcACAACCGTCGTCCTCACAGCcaaaccaaaatgttgaagatgaggacaatttcaatattaatcttaatgactttatttagttactagtttatatatttggactgaattaatactttatttatttttaatgacaatagtgatatttactaggttgataaatattaaaactatttatattaattttaatgttagttatgtttaaattaattaaatgtttatttttgttaaattatattataaattatttataaaaataattaaatttaataaatattaatttattaatttatttaaaatttaatttttaaaaaattataaaaacaatattagcAGTGGACCCCGCGGCTAATAATAATGCCTCGGACATAGCTATTAGCGGCGAGGCTCCTCCGCTaatgtccgccgctaataaatgattattagcggcaagtgtgtcagtccgccgctaataatcattattagcgacAAAGTTTTAGGCGCGGTGTATTAGCGGCAGAGTCCCGCCGCTAATACTTATTAGCGGCGGATTGGTaccttattagcggcggagtTCCCCACCGCTAATACTTGAAATTCTTGTagtgtatacatttcttgtttaatatttagtgatgatagaatttgattgtagtataaactatcatgtaatatgattttgtaagccgagtagactaaatattgaaattatatttttgagtaattaataaaaaattattttgttgtattttcttttgaaattttagaaatctaacatatataatacattttggacactcaaagggatatattttttctaaatcaaaatgaaaattatagctgcatttttttttaaaaaaaaattacttttaagggcatgcaaagcgagtcctaaaaaattatttaaaaacactCAACCAGAATTTTTAGTTCTTTCCTAAAAACTTCAATTTTTAAGGCtttcaaatagaggactcgcgctaAAAaaaattttaggactcgcaatactagtcctaaaaaacctttttgTAGTAGTATGTAGTCGGTATAGGCCTCCCAGATAAGGAAATTTGGCGAACTTTTACCAATGAAATGAAAAGCCTATAGCGACAACATCTGTTATTGGCAGTAGCTATACCGACAACAATATTGTTGTTGTCGGTAAAAGGTGTCTTCTGACGATGAAGTTGTACTGACAATACATTGTTGGTAAAAGTTCTAACGATGACTTTCTAGGATGTATCCACGATAAATGTTTTTGGTATAGGCCCGTCCTTGTagtgtaattaattattttattattattattagacaGTGATGCTAGTGCCACCGTCTTCATCAAGGTAAACTCATCATCGATTTCATTATTTGGAATATTttccttttttaatttttttttgtgatatggtATACTATAATTGTCATTGAGTTCTTGTTCAAGACCACCTACATATTGCAATGCCACACAAAAATTGACACGCATTGCTTAATGAAATTATCATAAAATAGGTTATTATTTCAACTTTGTCCATTTGGTAGCTGGTAAGCTACAAAATAGAGGTCATTTTTATAGATGGCAAAATGTGCATAAGTCCTTTAATTTGCAAATAATAATTAACATGTGCCCgaccaaaaaataaaataaaattattatcatGTGAAAAATCATAGCAAAATCAAGTTGAAATGGAATATTTCGTTCTTCCTTTTCCTCTTGGAGcggtataaatatttatatatgcgGCAAATTAAGGTATACTTAAGTGaatgttttttctttgttttctaATCAATTAATGTTTCAATTATTATATGTGCGAAACGCGTATAATACAAtcattaatatatttttctttccatGCATGATTGGAAGAAACTTTAATATAAGCGAATGACTTTCTCTCTTTCCCCACGGTATTAGTCCAAACGAAGCCCCTTTATTTGAAATAAGTTCAACAAGAAATGATCATAGTGTTGCATAAATTGTAGTACTGTTTTTCTAGCTATATGCATCTTTTTTTCTTGAGCTACACCTTAATTATCTCTTATCTGATCATATAAAAACAAATTAACAACAAGGGACGGTGGGAAAAAAGAAATTGTGCAAAGGACTGCctaaatttaataatataaatatttatatatatatttccacaGTTAAGAATATATATAAAGAGATATCTCATGATAAAGTTGCATTATCTCacgtttatatatatttattgatcaGAAATGTTGATTTTAATAAATAGCTAAGTTGATAAAAGGCATATAAAGACAAGAAATCACTTTTACgatcttttttttttggatatttaaaaaaatatttagaacTTTTGAGTCCAGATCGATGTACTTGTGGTTAATGAACGACTGAATATGAGGAAAGGTTGAGAAATATAAAGTgtatttatatacacacataggATAAGAGTCACCACAAATGGtgagaacaaataaaaaaaaaaagacaagatTTTATTACTTCTGGAATCATACACGTGCTTATTCATCTTATGTTAACGTCTCTAATAATCAAGAAAGAAGAACACAAATTACATCGAAAAACTggctttaaaatatattttcctttCGTAGCATTACCAAATTAAATTTTGCACCTTTTTAAATTCAACTTTATCAACGACACTACAATCAGTGACAATTTTGTTTTTCTCTTCCtcaaagaaaaacaaagaaataaataaaaggaTAACTTTTTATtgatcaataataaaaaaaaataatgctcGGACAACCTTTTTCGACCTCTGCAAAAATCATCATAAGAGCAGTGTAATACAAAGTAACAAATGTTTGATAAATTTCGTTCCTGTTCAACTTGTTTCAACAATATATTACATATAATtcttcaaatataatatttcatccGTGCATGTTAATATgtatatacataaataaatatacacaACTCACATGTGTGTACTGATCTTTGATCTTGTATCAGTACAGTTGCACTAATAATTAGCCATCAAAGTTAGTTAATTCCATATATATAAAAAGCAAGGAAAGTTTACATTTATATATCTAAAATccaaaatatttacaaaaatacattcaaTCAAATTATTTACACAAATACCGGTGTCACGTCAGCACCATATACCAAAATCCAAAATATTTACTAccagaattgaaaaaaaaatataagaaaatcttgcttcccaattttttttccttttttctgggtttaaaaATCTACATTTTGGTATGATATGATGCTAATATGATACCAATTGGTTACCTTTTCataaacagttttttttttttggacttcACTTTAAGATAACATTATCTCATATGTATTTTGGtgacctattttttttttttttttttggtaaccgAGGGTATCAGGGGCCCCACCCCCACTAATCCCTCGAGACCCTGGCGCTTTCAACCGGAGACTGCCCCAGTGGCCCCAAGAAGGTTTGTAGTCGCTCGTGGGGAATCGAACCTGGGATGGGTAAGATCCTCAAGTCCGCCCTTACCACTTGAGCTACCCCTTGGGGTTTATTTTGGTTACCTATTTTGATTACCTTTAAaactatgattttatttttaggttatattgtATTGTCTTGTTGTTTAAAGATACTattctgtgtttttttttatagCAACATTTACGTTACTTTTAAACATATATAAGAAACTAATGAGTCACAATAAAGTATAAGAATATACCATATAACTTATTAGCAaagttagtttaattaattttgttggTAATGTGACTGATTCTATGATGTTTAAGATACCATTTGGTTttcttataagttttttttttagaaacatatCAAAATTGTtctataaaataaatttatattagaATATCATATGTTATTTTATAGTAACTCAGGAAATTAGTaggtatattaaattttgtttttaaatttggtTATTTGTTTgttaataaacaataaataaattaaaaggtAGATTTTTATTTTAGTTATCTCAtggcaaaaaaaatatataactttcATATATTAAAATGATCACTTTGAAGAATTATCGCTCGTGGAAGAATTAACGCTGGCAGTGATACCATTTTTGAGTATAGAAAAGAGAGACAAATCAAGAAACTtttaaaagaaaagagagaaaaggtaGCTGGCGCTGACAATAGAGAGAAAGTGAAGTTTGAATTCTTTTAATTTCGTACAGTAAAATTCTGTgtgtaaataaaattgtaatgGCATTGGTGAATGTAATATATATCTCGCTGGTTTAAAAAGTTTTTTGTTTTCTGTACTAAAAAATACGAGTTTCACCGTGGATGAGTGGATCCATTATCTTTTGTTACATTactttttattgttattattttttattttgaacaaaAATCAATATTCTTGAATGGATTTTATCCTGATCATTTGCACTTAATTAGTAGCTATAAATATAGCTTGTCtcaaattttgtggacatatgtatggataaatattaaataaagtaactatatatatttgtgtgaagaaaatataaatacatataatatgaattaaaaaaaagaaaagaatttcATCAACTTCAACTACGTACACACGAAACAAAACtagggaagaaaaaaaaaccaaataagACAAATGTGTATCAACAAAACTCATCGAATAAAGAAAAGCAGAAAAACTAGAAACTCTAGCTGATCTATATCATGATACAAGATATAGCAGTCTAGCTACATGTATTTTATTAATTTCTCTATGATCATATATATTAATTTACAAGAAATCATTGATGTCCAAACTCTCTGGGATTTCAAACTTTAACAAGTTGCTGCAGTAGCTAATTTCTCTCTCGTCCTCAGTGCTGCTAGTACTGTTGATATTGCCCGTATTAGTGGATGATGAGTTCAATGGAGTGGGGCTTGATGATGACGGCGTTGACATAACGGAATCAAAGCCAAAACCCTTGTCATCACTATAACAATCCAACAAGTTTTGGAAGTATGAACTTTCAGGAAAATCAGCAATATTAAGGCTTGGAATATCACTGTTATTAGAGCTGCAATCCACACAGTTTGGTTGGGAAACATGCACACCACTTTCACTCAAACCAGTACTAATGGTATTTTCTTGGCTCGAAATTGGACGAGATGATGAGATGAGTTTAGGCATGTTTGATTGATGATCATGGTCAACATTTGGAGTTTGCATAGGAAAGCCTTGTGGGATTGGAGCAGTTTGAATGAATTgatcatgatgatgatgatgattggGTTGTACCAATTGTGGAATTTGAGCATTAGAAAAAAGCTGATTTTCTTGGAGATTTTGGGGATTAAACAACTCGGGGTTGATACTTTGATCTTGCTTATTATTAAGTGATAAAAGGGTCGAGGCTAGCCTTAGGAGTTCTGGATTGAAAAGGGCTTGAGTACCCAAAAGGCTTGTGAGATT
It encodes the following:
- the LOC133817676 gene encoding transcription factor MYB102, whose translation is MGRAPCCDKNGLKKGPWTPEEDLNLINYIQKNGPGNWRNLPKNAGLQRCGKSCRLRWTNYLRPDIKRGRFSFEEEETIIQLHSVLGNKWSAIAARLPGRTDNEIKNYWNTHIRKRLLRSGIDPVTHAPRLDFLDLSSILANSSSFCNPSLLNLTSLLGTQALFNPELLRLASTLLSLNNKQDQSINPELFNPQNLQENQLFSNAQIPQLVQPNHHHHHDQFIQTAPIPQGFPMQTPNVDHDHQSNMPKLISSSRPISSQENTISTGLSESGVHVSQPNCVDCSSNNSDIPSLNIADFPESSYFQNLLDCYSDDKGFGFDSVMSTPSSSSPTPLNSSSTNTGNINSTSSTEDEREISYCSNLLKFEIPESLDINDFL